In Rutidosis leptorrhynchoides isolate AG116_Rl617_1_P2 chromosome 2, CSIRO_AGI_Rlap_v1, whole genome shotgun sequence, one genomic interval encodes:
- the LOC139891617 gene encoding ubiquitin-conjugating enzyme E2-17 kDa, translating into MASKRILKELKDLQKDPPTSCSAGPVAEDMFHWQATIMGPTDSPYSGGVFLVTIHFPPDYPFKPPKVAFRTKVFHPNINSNGSICLDILKEQWSPALTISKVLLSICSLLTDPNPDDPLVPEIAHMYKTDRNKYETTARSWTQKYAMG; encoded by the exons ATGGCTTCCAAGCGGATCTTGAAAGAGCTTAAGGATCTTCAGAAAGATCCTCCTACCTCTTGCAGTGCTG GCCCAGTGGCAGAAGACATGTTTCACTGGCAAGCAACAATTATGGGTCCTACTGATAGTCCATATTCGGGCGGAGTGTTTCTGGTTACTATCCATTTCCCCCCGGATTATCCATTTAAGCCACCCAAG GTAGCTTTCAGGACAAAGGTTTTTCACCCAAATATTAATAGCAATGGTAGCATTTGTCTTGATATTTTGAAAGAACAGTGGAGTCCAGCTCTTACTATCTCCAAG GTATTGCTATCAATTTGCTCCCTGTTGACTGACCCGAACCCAGACGACCCACTTGTGCCAGAGATTGCTCACATGTACAAAACAGATCGGAACAAGTATGAGACGACTGCACGAAGCTGGACTCAGAAGTATGCCATGGGCTAG